The DNA sequence TTAGGATGGCTGGGTATTCATTGGGGAGGGAGTATCGGTTACCTGATCACTGCCTTTTTGGGTGCTGTGTTGCTGGTGTGGATATCAAGGCTCATTAAGGGTAATTCATAAGTTACTTATACAGCCGTATCGTAAAACAAACTGGCCTGGTATGAAAATACCAGGCCAGTTTGTTAATAAATCCTGGTGATACAAAATCGTTAATTTTTCTGGATGATATTAAAAGTCATTTCTTTTCTGGCTACAAAGCCCAGTTTTTGGTAAAGCTTAATGGCTGTTGCATTATCAGTACGCGAATGAAGATAAGGGATGCCTGATGCCGCCATAATCTGGCGTATGTGATAATTAATGAGTGTGCCCGCGTAGCCTTTGCCATGATGGCTGGGGTGAGTGCACACAGCGCTAACCTCTATATAAGGCGATGGCTGCGTACGGTATCCTGCCATTGCGATGAGCTCATTATTATGGAAGATACCTTTGTAATTTCCAAAATCAATGGTGCGCTCCGTAAAGGGCCCCGGATTGGTCATTTTGGTTAGTGAAAGCATGGCTGTTATGTGTTCATCCTTTAGGTCAATCAGTTCGTGATTTAAAGGTTCTGGTGGTATTGGGCCATCAAATACCAGCTGTAATATTTTCATATTGTTCAATACTTTCCATTGAGCAGGAATGGTAATTTCATCTGCCGAAACAACAGCTAAAACCCGCTGACCGGTTATCAAATTGTGCAGTGTATTAAAATTGGCAGCCGAATAATCTTCAAAACCAACAAAAGGAGCTACGTTTTCGGCGAAATATTTAACCTGGTTGCTGCCATAGGCTAAATTACTGTTTCCTGATATTAAAGCATTCCAGATAGGGTTGTCGAGCAGATGTTTCATAATATAAGTGTGATGGACAAAATTAAAAGAAATACCGGAGGCGACAGTTATCTTAGGGTAATAAGAAACAGCGTTGAGTGTGCAATTTTTTTGCCCATATTTTGTTTTAATATTAAATACAAAACCCTATGAGCTGGTCATCAGAACAATATTCAAAATTTGAGAACGAACGAAACCGTCCTATTCGGGATCTACTTTTTAATATTCCAATTAACCAGGTAAATACTGCTGCAGATATCGGATGCGGGCCTGGTAACTCAACAGAGTTATTACTGACCCAGTTTCCCTATGCTCAAATCACGGGCATGGATAGCTCCGAAAATATGATTGAAGCGGCCCGTAAACGTATGCCCGATGTTCATTTTGAGGTTGACGATATTTCAACATGGCGCGATCCCGGACCCTATGATGTTATCCTGGCGAATGCGGCTTTACAATGGGTGCCTGACCATCAAACGTTATTTCCTGCATTGATCAATAAACTTGCTAAAGGAGGCTGTCTGGCTGTGCAAAT is a window from the Mucilaginibacter inviolabilis genome containing:
- the tam gene encoding trans-aconitate 2-methyltransferase, which encodes MSWSSEQYSKFENERNRPIRDLLFNIPINQVNTAADIGCGPGNSTELLLTQFPYAQITGMDSSENMIEAARKRMPDVHFEVDDISTWRDPGPYDVILANAALQWVPDHQTLFPALINKLAKGGCLAVQMPDNFDEPAHRLMRETAENGPWAAKLNQASKRIKRETAEWYYRNLRDRVATLDIWRTVYHHPLQGGAAAIVEWFKGTGLRPFIEPLHDAERKAFLAQYEEGIAKAYPQYSDGSVLLPFPRLFIVATV
- a CDS encoding GNAT family N-acetyltransferase yields the protein MKHLLDNPIWNALISGNSNLAYGSNQVKYFAENVAPFVGFEDYSAANFNTLHNLITGQRVLAVVSADEITIPAQWKVLNNMKILQLVFDGPIPPEPLNHELIDLKDEHITAMLSLTKMTNPGPFTERTIDFGNYKGIFHNNELIAMAGYRTQPSPYIEVSAVCTHPSHHGKGYAGTLINYHIRQIMAASGIPYLHSRTDNATAIKLYQKLGFVARKEMTFNIIQKN